One window of Uloborus diversus isolate 005 chromosome 3, Udiv.v.3.1, whole genome shotgun sequence genomic DNA carries:
- the LOC129219240 gene encoding DNA repair protein XRCC2-like isoform X1, producing the protein MSKTLLEVEVLTTMLKSEAPKFGSETASSLLGKSHTSSVYSTLEKEVFPNFNCQDIVEIAGTAGCGKTELLYHFICRCILPPKWKRLNTGGLNCNVILVKTRGVFNVRRIAAILEKKIKKLIVASGSSIKKADILTFIEEKLKLVYVMTCFDSDAYFSALCNLAFQIRMKKHNYIIMIDEIATFYLTDKMCASNQASFNHLNNKIVTYIKVISEKHKCPVIVTRRQIYTDEAADKKCLGALWQNMVTCDILLHLEKVTDSGTVISLANHKSGISRKFCIQNDGLTFLINS; encoded by the exons tATTGACCACAATGTTGAAATCAGAGGCTCCTAAATTTGGATCTGAGACTGCTTCTTCA TTGCTTGGAAAGTCTCACACTTCATCTGTGTATTCCACCTTAGAAAAAGAAGTTTTCCCGAACTTTAACTGCCAAGACATTGTAGAAATAGCTGGAACTGCTGGCTGTGGCAAAACAGAGCTCCTCTATCACTTTATCTGCCGCTGCATTTTACCTCCAAAATGGAAAAGACTAAATACTGGAGGGCTGAATTGTAATGTTATACTTGTAAAAACCAGAGGTGTTTTTAATGTCAGAAGAATTGCTgcaattttggagaaaaaaattaaaaaactgattgTTGCTTCTGGTTCTTCAATTAAGAAGGCAGATATTTTGACATTTATTGAAGAAAAGTTAAAATTGGTTTATGTTATGACTTGTTTTGATAGTGATGCATATTTTTCGGCTCTTTGTAACCTAGCATTTCAAATACGAATGAAAAAACATAATTACATTATTATGATAGATGAAATAGCGACATTTTACTTGACAGATAAAATGTGTGCATCAAACCAGGCTTCATTCAATCATCTTAATAACAAAATAGTTACTTACATTAAGGTAATTTCAGAAAAGCATAAGTGTCCAGTGATTGTCACTAGACGACAGATTTATACAGATGAAGCTGCTGATAAAAAATGCCTTGGGGCTTTATGGCAAAATATGGTAACTTGTGACATATTATTACATTTGGAGAAGGTTACTGACAGTGGAACTGTAATTTCACTCGCGAATCATAAAAGTGGAATTTCAAGGAAGTTTTGTATACAAAATGATGGCTTGACTTTTTTGATAAATTCTTAA
- the LOC129219240 gene encoding uncharacterized protein LOC129219240 isoform X2 — translation MLKSEAPKFGSETASSLLGKSHTSSVYSTLEKEVFPNFNCQDIVEIAGTAGCGKTELLYHFICRCILPPKWKRLNTGGLNCNVILVKTRGVFNVRRIAAILEKKIKKLIVASGSSIKKADILTFIEEKLKLVYVMTCFDSDAYFSALCNLAFQIRMKKHNYIIMIDEIATFYLTDKMCASNQASFNHLNNKIVTYIKVISEKHKCPVIVTRRQIYTDEAADKKCLGALWQNMVTCDILLHLEKVTDSGTVISLANHKSGISRKFCIQNDGLTFLINS, via the exons ATGTTGAAATCAGAGGCTCCTAAATTTGGATCTGAGACTGCTTCTTCA TTGCTTGGAAAGTCTCACACTTCATCTGTGTATTCCACCTTAGAAAAAGAAGTTTTCCCGAACTTTAACTGCCAAGACATTGTAGAAATAGCTGGAACTGCTGGCTGTGGCAAAACAGAGCTCCTCTATCACTTTATCTGCCGCTGCATTTTACCTCCAAAATGGAAAAGACTAAATACTGGAGGGCTGAATTGTAATGTTATACTTGTAAAAACCAGAGGTGTTTTTAATGTCAGAAGAATTGCTgcaattttggagaaaaaaattaaaaaactgattgTTGCTTCTGGTTCTTCAATTAAGAAGGCAGATATTTTGACATTTATTGAAGAAAAGTTAAAATTGGTTTATGTTATGACTTGTTTTGATAGTGATGCATATTTTTCGGCTCTTTGTAACCTAGCATTTCAAATACGAATGAAAAAACATAATTACATTATTATGATAGATGAAATAGCGACATTTTACTTGACAGATAAAATGTGTGCATCAAACCAGGCTTCATTCAATCATCTTAATAACAAAATAGTTACTTACATTAAGGTAATTTCAGAAAAGCATAAGTGTCCAGTGATTGTCACTAGACGACAGATTTATACAGATGAAGCTGCTGATAAAAAATGCCTTGGGGCTTTATGGCAAAATATGGTAACTTGTGACATATTATTACATTTGGAGAAGGTTACTGACAGTGGAACTGTAATTTCACTCGCGAATCATAAAAGTGGAATTTCAAGGAAGTTTTGTATACAAAATGATGGCTTGACTTTTTTGATAAATTCTTAA